Genomic DNA from Erythrobacter aureus:
GGAAATAGGACAAGTGCATCGTGCCCATGGTGTTCTGGCGCGGGCCCGGCGGGTCTTCGATGCTGGTGCCGCCGGCCGCTATGGCCGCATCGTGCAATTCCTTCACCTGTTCGCCGCTGTCGCATTTGAAGCCGATCGTCATGCCATTGGCGCAGGTGGCTGCTTCGCCATCGATCGGCTGGGTAAGGCAGAAGGTGCCGCCATTATGCATGAAGAAGACGCGCTTGTTGCCCTTCGCATCGGTATTGTCGATCGCCATTTCGCAGCCGACGACCTTGAGCACTTTTTCGTAAAAGGCCTTGGCCTTGTCGATATCGTTGGTGCCGATCATGATGTGGTTGAACATCCCGTCTCTCTCCTTTGAGTTTCGATTCGCCACCTTACTGGGCCGCAGCATCCTGACAAGCGGCGATCGTATTTCGTCGCTTGCGGTTCAGC
This window encodes:
- a CDS encoding VOC family protein; its protein translation is MFNHIMIGTNDIDKAKAFYEKVLKVVGCEMAIDNTDAKGNKRVFFMHNGGTFCLTQPIDGEAATCANGMTIGFKCDSGEQVKELHDAAIAAGGTSIEDPPGPRQNTMGTMHLSYFRDLDGHKICGIHREA